A segment of the Mastacembelus armatus chromosome 7, fMasArm1.2, whole genome shotgun sequence genome:
ccAAACTCTAAACAGCATTTCTTAATTTGTCCACACTGTCTTTATCACATCTGTCATTTAACAGCTGCACATAAAACCTCATTTGTCACAGAAAAGCTCATATGTCTCTTTTCAGTCACTCCACAGTTTGTCTCTACAGCACGTTGATCATACAAGAGTTAGGCTGCAGGATTTCAAGGGTAACAATGAGTTTAactgattttctaaaccagggatacAAAAAGGCGTAAATTATAGGGTTTAGAGAGGAGTTAAAATATACCATAACAATTATGAAGATGTTAGTTGAAGAACCGATTGTGAGTTCAtatccagagagagagaaacaataCGACGGACTGTAACACatgagaaacacagcaacaacaacaccaagattcctggctgctttcatctctgatttcttaacagttacagtcactgaacgctgcagtgtgacagctgcaatgtgggagcgcatggcacgagcctgagacacagccaccacaaacactctcatatacagaatgATGATGGCACTGACTGGGATGATAAAGCTCAGCACAAGGTCAACAGCTCCGATTATATTAATCACACATTCTCCATAACAGGAGTTATACCTGCCTGGTTGTACCAGGTtatcatataaaaacaaaaaactatacaaaacacagtaaatccaacacaggacaacacagaTCTGAACTCTGTTTGGAGTGATTCTGGTGGGGTAGTGCAGAGGGTCACagatagccacataacggtcgactgatatgagcaccatgtttaCTACTGAGGCACAGAGAGTGATAAAAGGTAAGAAATGATACAGAACACAGACCAGGTCACCCAGGAACCAACAGGGTTCTGTTAAGAGGATTTGAAACGGCATGCCAAGGAGACCTACGAGGAAGtcagagacagccagagagaggaggaggaggttggtgggggtgtggagctgcctggagtgagagaaaatcatcacagtgaatattacaaacagccacagcattattaccaatagaagcagttgttttctaaaagcagtAATGACACTTCAAACTACAGAGTatctaaacagtaaatgttataaGCACCGATTATGAACCAAAGTCTCATCAAACCATCAGGATGTCATGCTCAGAGGTCACTGATTTCAATCAATCTCACTACAACAACATATTATCAATGCTAAGACATTTATCTGTGCCtgaagtgggagatggagatgatgaccagcacATTCAGAACCACAGTCAGCAAAGAGATGAAGGACAGCACAATGTAAACCAACATTGTCTCAGAATGAGAACGTTTGTACTTTTTGCAAGACACATTGAGGAGTTGTGGAAAACAGAGTTCAgcttcctccatcatcagagagaggaggagaggggaagctGCTGAGCACTCACAGCTTTCTGAGCAAAGTTCTGTGTCATACAGTTGGTTTATCtctctcatcatcctcctcctccctcccctcctgtctctcagtctctctcttttgGATActgatcttcctcctccctcacaaAAAACATCACACCCTTCATCAACtacattttcattcagcacTCTCTGACACTCTTCCGTTGTGTAACAGGATGTGTTTGCTTTATTCTGTCTCATGCTTGGACATGCTTGTCTTGAagatgtaaaacaaacaaattccaAGACTGTTCTACAAATCTCACAATAATGAATTTCAGACTAAAtggtgaattttattttaagaagTGTACTTCGAAAATCATGTCATTCAATAAATGATAGTTATTCATACATTATCAGTATTTGTCATTCAACAATTAACTACACTCCcctccaaaagtattggaacacTGAGGCCAATTCCATTATTTTTTCTATACCAAAAACATTTGGGGTTTGACaccaaaagatgaatatgaggCAAGAGATCaatgtttttgctttcatttccgAGTgtttacatctggatctgatacGCAACTTAGAAGGTTGCACATTTTGCTTGAACCCacccattttccatgtcagcaaAAGACTAACAGGTGTGTTTTCCTGCCCAGATGTGTCCTGTTACATTGACTAAACAAGAAATAGTGCTGAATGTCTCCCctcagtttcagatttgggtTCTGCCTGTGCAGACTGTATTTATAGTTAGAGGTGTATCCAACATGAAAACCACAAAGCTGTTTATTAGTGAAAAACAAGCAATTGTGAAGTtgagagaagatggaaaatCGATCAGAGCCATTGCACAAACATTGGACATAGCCAGTATAAGCTTTTGGAATgtcctgaagaagaaagaaaccactGGTGCACAGACTTACACTATAACGGACTTCAAACAGGTAGAACAAGGAAAACAGCAATTAATGACAGAAACATCGTGAGAGTGTAAAGAAAGCTCCTCATACAACTGTTAGTGGCATCAGCAACAACCTCCAGAGGGCAGGAGTGAGTCACAATCTACTGTTCACAGAAGACTTCATGAACACGTGTACAGAGGCTACACCAGAAGATGCAAACCACTTATtagcaagaagaagaagaaagccaGGCCAGAATTTGCCATAACGTAGAGACGAGCCTCAAAAATTCTGAGAAagttttatggactgatgagacaaagattTACCTTCACCAAAGTGATGGAAAGGCTAAAGTTCGGAGAAATACAGGATCTGCCCATGATCCCAAACATACAAGCTGATCTGTGAGACACAGTGGAGGTAATGTCATGGCTTGGGCTTTCATGGTTTCTTCTGTGATGgcttcattcatttcattgatGATGTAAGATGATGGCAGCTGCAAAATGAACTCAGAAGTTTAtagaaacattttgtctgtcaAAGAAATATGCAACCAAACTGATTGGTAGATCCTTCATCATGCAGCaagataatgacccaaaacacacagtcaaagcAAAACAGGAGATCATCATGGACAAGACTTGGAAGCTTTTAGACTGACCAAGTCTATTTCCAGACTTAAACCCTGTAGAGCATACATTCTCCTTatctgttccaatacttttgctcaCCTAAAATTTCGTgttcatttacaaaaaaaatcaatattcttAGTGTGTATCAGATCTAGATTTGGAAATGGAAATATTGAtctcgtctttttttttttttttttgatgtcaaacccaaatatttttagtctacagcaaaaacaaaggaaTTGACCTCAATGTTCCAATAATTTTGGAGCGGTGTCTGACACAGACCTGGGCCTGCACAGAGGAGACACAGGAAAACAGATGCTGACAGTGTCTGTCACATGTGATCCTCAACAGCCTATAGAATGGAGActgcacctacacacacctgTGATCAATCCACTCACTGCAATCATTCAGTAACTGGCACCAAGTGAAACCCTCCAATACAATTTCCATAATTTACTTAATCTGAACATTTGGGGAAATTTTGAGAAGCTGCTGGAATATCTGCACAGTGCTGGACTATATTACAGAATATAAAGCATGAGTGAGAAGAATCAAGAAGTAATGACCAGAAGAGGGCAGCAATGAACAGAAGGGACTAAAGATTAATCAGCAGGttaagaacaaaaaacacaatgagcAGCACAATATGAGTTTGTCCAGAGGAACTGGGGTCTCCTTCGAGGGATAGTGAACCTCTGAACTCTGCAGCCTCAGTCTGTATATACAGTCCAATTGTATGAATGAAGGATTTACACATTCATTCATCTACAGCCTTTAGGACATCCATTTATCacctatacccacttattaCTATTTAGGTTCATGCggctctgctggagcctatcccagctgtctctctttaggtgaaaggcagggctacaccctggacaggtcaccagtccatcacagggccacatggaGAAGGACAGTCTTTTATCCTATATACACACACCGTCAGTCTCCTCCTAGGTGCAAATGGAACCAGTCCCTTATTTATCCAACCTGTAAACTTAATTGCctaacaacaaaagaaaatatccaCATTGTTTTAATAGTTCCATAACTTGGGAGTCTGGGCGACAAATGCAACTGTTATACAAAATCCAGTCAGAAATCTGTATGTATCTGTATGACTGCCAAGCCATTTGTATATTTAAATCTAAaacgttttcatttttttggtgGTTTGGGCTgcaatttcattttaatattatatgACAACTAGGGCCGGGTGCCAGCACAAAATGTCATCAGAACAACACCAGGGCCACAAGATGTTCATGCCCAGGACATCAACATTCTACATGTTCATCACACCAGCCACTGAAAAAAATCATCCTATACATCTTGTGTAACACACCATATGTGCGTCCACTCTAAAGCATTACTATATCACCTGatgctctgtgttgtgtttcttaGGTGGAACTGAGCGTAGAGGAAAGGACACTGAAAACTCAGTATTCAGATAGGCTACTTGTTACTCAGACCAAATTTAGTAATCCGGATAATTTCTATGTTTTTCatatataatttaattacatttcttaatgatttagttttttttctagcGATATTTTGGTATCATGTCACTACCCTGAGCAGATGTCACAAGTGCTGCACAGGCTGCTCTGTGGACGAGGCACTCCCTTCTTTCAGCGTGTGGGGTTACAAGTGCATCTCTGAGCTGCTCCAGGAACactttcctcctgctgctcttaTCACATCACCCAATAGAAACGTGATATGCAGCTGTCCACACCGTCTTTGTTGTGGTTGTAGTCTAAGATGCTAGCTGGCCATGATTATTGATCTCACTGGGATGTGTGTCTTTTATTAAAACTGCCATGACACTTGTAAAACAAGGTATAGCACCATTTTTAATGGCAGGGCATTGCGATAAAGTTCTAGTATCAGTATATTGTGCAACACCAGGTCTGATGACTAAAACTTGTCCAGATCCAACTCAGGATGCAGAGGGGTCAGACAAGAGGAGGAGATATCAATTCTGCCCCTCCAAAGGAGGACTGCATTTTTAGTccaaaatgatttaaatttaatgctcaattgaataaaataaataaaaactttaatgtGGAATTCATCATTTATTCTGATATACactaaaacagttttattttttgtttatttttaattgaatcTCTTCAAGCCCTAAATGATGCTGTTGTCACTAGAGTCCTGCATCAGTCAACATTAACCTGTTAcaccagagagaagaaaaggttTCAGAGAGTGATGAAGATGCAGCTGTGAGAGTATGATGCATTGtttgagggaggaggaagatcagTATCcaagagagagactgagagacaggaggggagggaggaggaggaggatgagagagaTAAACCAACTGTATGACACAGAACTTTGCTCAGAAAGCTGTGAGTGCGCAGCagcttcctctctcctcctctctctctgatgatggaggaagcTGAACTCTGTTTTCCACAACTCCTCAATGTGTCTTGCAAAAAGTACAAACATCCTCACTCTGAGAAAATGGTGGTTTACATTGTGCTGTCCTTCATCTCTTCTCTGACTGTGGTTCTGAATgtgctggtcatcatctccatctcccacttcaGGCACAGATAAATGTCTTAGCATTGATAATATGTTGTTGTAGTGAGATTGATTGAAATCAGTGACCTCTGAGCATGACATCCTGATGGTTTGATGAGACTTTGGTTCATAATCAGTGCttataacatttactgtttagatACTCTGTAGTTTGAAGGGTCATTactgcttttagaaaacaactgcttctattggtaataatgctgtggctgtttgtaatattcactgtgatgattttctctcactccaggcagctccacacccccaccaacctcctcctcctctctctggctgtctctgaCTTCCTCGTTGGTCTCCTTGCGATGCCGTTTCATATCCTCTTAACAGAACCCTGTTGGTTCCTGGGTGACCTGGTCTGTGTTCTGTGGTATTTGTTACCTTTTATCACTGTCTATGCCTCAATAGtaaacatggtgctcatatcagtcgaccgttatgtggctatctGTGACCCTCTGCACTACCCCACCAGAATCACTCCAAACAGAGTTCAGAtctgtgttgtcctgtgttggatttactgtgttttctgcagttttctgcttttatatGATAACCTGATACAACCAGGCAGGTATAACTCCTGTTATGGAGAATGTGTGATCTATGTAATTGGAGCTGTTGACCTTGTGCTGAGTTTTATTATTCCCGTTAGTACCATCATcattctgtatatgagagtgtttgtggtggctgtgtctcaggctcgtgccatgcgctcccacattgcagctgtcacactgcagcgttcAGTAACTGTAAAAGTTAAGAAATcagagatgaaagcagccaggaatcttggtgttgttgttacCGTGTTTCTCATGTGTTACTGCCCATATTATTGTGTAACACTGTCTGGCTATGAACTCACAATCAGTTCTTCAACTAATATCTTTCTGGTTTATTTAGTATACTTTAATTCCTACCTAAACCCTGTGATTTATGCCTTTTTgtatccctggtttagaaaatcagtTAAACTCATTGTTACCCTTGAAATCCTGCAGCCTAACTCCTGTATGATCAATGTGCTGTACAGAGAAACTGTGGAGTGACTGAAAAGAGACACATGAGCTTTTATGTGAAGGAacaaattagtttttattttactgttgcaGAATcagactgtttgttttcttttaaagctttaaaatataGTCACAATATTTCCTGTTGTCACTGCTTATATCACATATAGTAAATCAAACATAGTACTTGAGTTATATATTCTGTAATATTCATAGACATTGCTTAACATCTGTCATGATCACAatgacattaaatatatttttattactttaaatGAATTTCCAATTTCCCAATGTCAAATTCTGATCTAGAAAAATTCTCCTTTTGTGACATATTTCCTCAATATTTCATTGTGTAACCAGCATTGATGATCAGTCACTTGGCTTCAAATTCATACTTTGTCTTGTAATGGTTTctataaatactgaaaatgctTTAGGTAACCTTCCTCCTGGAGTGAGCCTTAAGTTAAATACAGCTAACAAAATTATCAGATGTGAAAATGTAACATTAAGTTCAAactgagaaatgaaaaaaatacagaaaaaggaCTAATTGTGCAAATGCAGTGGTTTGAGTTATGTCATataacacaaaacataattaaacagACTGTAAATGTGATATAAAGGCAAATTGTCACTGCATGAATATaagaagataaaataaactaaatgtcAACTAAATGAATATCAGTAAGCAAAGAACATGTagctcacagagacacagaacaaATAAGAGTCCACAATAAGGATGTCAGAACCGACCTAAGACACCACACTCAACCCcactattaatattttaatactCTTAACATGCACAAGTCAATTTTTTTGAAGAGTTAAGCCAGTGTAGACTTTGATCCATAAATgtgtcagatcacatttcagATTATCTGTAATTGTTCCAGGACACAGAAGATATTTCTCATCTGTCTCTAACAGTGTGACCTTGTCCACATATCTTTGGCTACTTTCACCATCCAGATGAGTGACATCAGTAGCAGACTGTATATCACTATGAACTATGTAGACAGTGTAAAAATTACAACACAGTCTCCATGACATGAAATTAAGCCACTTTATAGTATCTTATATTCTGGACTGAAATCATTGCTGTACCTAACATCCATCTCATCCATTTCAGCTACTGGGTTTGGCTCAGCTGAGTCTGTGTCTTTACACAAAACATCAAGACACACTGATATGACTGCACACAATGGACAGGAAGTCTTGTGTCTTTATATCCAGTTGCTGCCATTTGGTCTCATGAATCTCTCTTAATTTGcattattcagtgttttgtgtttagaGTTGATCTTTATGCACCAAGGTTCTGAGAGTAACTCAAACTTTCaattctctgtatgtgctctacatgtggaAATTGACCataaagcagactttgaaaaacaaatattagaCTACATGTTcaagttcatttaaaaagtgataTTTGACCATCTATTGTAACACTGAATTGTAGCATACAGTACATAACCAGTATTTGTTATTCAGCAGTTAGCCAGCAAACTACAGTAACATGAAAGAGGTCTCTTCTAGTGAGAGAGTTCTTCAATTTAGCGGTTCCCTTCAGCTGTGTGGAACTACTTTTGGCTCCTTGTTCtagtttcagtcatttttcaaagTCTCATAAAATCCTGTTCCAGCAGCCGCATGTGactgttttcagtaaaataaataaaaaaaacactacctGCCATCAGACGTGGGAGGTAACGAAGCACAAATACTtcgttactgtacttaagtagatttttcaggtatctgtact
Coding sequences within it:
- the LOC113145210 gene encoding trace amine-associated receptor 13c-like codes for the protein MEEAELCFPQLLNVSCKKYKHPHSEKMVVYIVLSFISSLTVVLNVLVIISISHFRQLHTPTNLLLLSLAVSDFLVGLLAMPFHILLTEPCWFLGDLVCVLWYLLPFITVYASIVNMVLISVDRYVAICDPLHYPTRITPNRVQICVVLCWIYCVFCSFLLLYDNLIQPGRYNSCYGECVIYVIGAVDLVLSFIIPVSTIIILYMRVFVVAVSQARAMRSHIAAVTLQRSVTVKVKKSEMKAARNLGVVVTVFLMCYCPYYCVTLSGYELTISSSTNIFLVYLVYFNSYLNPVIYAFLYPWFRKSVKLIVTLEILQPNSCMINVLYRETVE
- the LOC117152676 gene encoding trace amine-associated receptor 13c-like; translated protein: MEEAELCFPQLLNVSCKKYKRSHSETMLVYIVLSFISLLTVVLNVLVIISISHFRQLHTPTNLLLLSLAVSDFLVGLLGMPFQILLTEPCWFLGDLVCVLYHFLPFITLCASVVNMVLISVDRYVAICDPLHYPTRITPNRVQICVVLCWIYCVLYSFLFLYDNLVQPGRYNSCYGECVINIIGAVDLVLSFIIPVSAIIILYMRVFVVAVSQARAMRSHIAAVTLQRSVTVTVKKSEMKAARNLGVVVAVFLMCYSPSYCFSLSGYELTIGSSTNIFIIVMVYFNSSLNPIIYAFLYPWFRKSVKLIVTLEILQPNSCMINVL